In Triticum aestivum cultivar Chinese Spring chromosome 5B, IWGSC CS RefSeq v2.1, whole genome shotgun sequence, the following proteins share a genomic window:
- the LOC123113461 gene encoding tuliposide A-converting enzyme 2, chloroplastic — MATRALFVSLLLALCSALGEGVSALRGRANGDAVKFDFTPFLIQYQSGRVQRLMGTSVVPPSVDARTGVASTDVVVDQGTGLAVRLYRPSRRGRLPVLLYFHGGAFVVESAFGPVYHNYLNVLAARAGVIAVSVNYRLAPEHTLPAAYDDSWTALQWVLSNARNGSGYGASWLYKHGDMSRLFVGGDSAGGNIAHNLAMRVGQQGLGQDDGKGRIKGVALLDPYFLGGHAGPWAERSWGFICAGRYGTEHPYVDPMALPADAWRRLGAGRVLVTKSGQDGLGPWQRAYVDALRGSGWGGQARLYETPGEGHCYFLNNLQSPKAAAHMATVAAFLS; from the coding sequence ATGGCCACGCGAGCTCtgttcgtctccctcctcctcgcgctctgCTCGGCTCTCGGGGAGGGGGTCTCGGCATTGCGCGGCCGCGCCAACGGCGACGCGGTCAAGTTCGACTTCACGCCCTTCCTCATCCAGTACCAGAGCGGGCGGGTGCAGCGGCTGATGGGCACCAGCGTGGTGCCGCCGTCCGTGGACGCGCGCACCGGCGTCGCCTCCACCGACGTCGTCGTCGACCAGGGCACGGGCCTCGCCGTCAGGCTctaccgcccgagccgccgcggcaGGCTCCCCGTGCTCCTCTACTTCCACGGCGGCGCGTTCGTCGTCGAGTCGGCCTTCGGCCCCGTCTACCACAACTACCTCAACGTGCTGGCGGCCAGGGCGGGCGTCATCGCCGTGTCGGTGAACTACCGCCTCGCGCCGGAGCACACGCTCCCGGCCGCCTACGACGACTCGTGGACGGCGCTCCAATGGGTGCTCTCCAACGCTCGCAACGGTTCCGGCTACGGCGCGTCCTGGCTCTACAAGCACGGGGACATGTCCCGGCTGTTCGTTGGCGGGGACAGCGCCGGCGGCAACATCGCGCACAACCTCGCAATGCGCGTGGGGCAGCAGGGCCTGGGCCAGGACGACGGCAAAGGGCGGATCAAGGGCGTGGCGCTGCTGGACCCGTACTTCCTGGGCGGGCACGCGGGCCCGTGGGCGGAGCGATCGTGGGGGTTCATCTGCGCGGGGCGGTACGGGACGGAGCACCCGTACGTGGACCCGATGGCGCTGCCGGCGGACGCGTGGCGGCGGCTCGGCGCCGGGCGCGTGCTGGTGACCAAGTCGGGGCAGGACGGTCTGGGGCCGTGGCAGCGCGCGTACGTGGACGCGCTCCGGGGCAGCGGCTGGGGCGGGCAGGCGCGGCTGTACGAGACGCCCGGCGAGGGGCACTGCTACTTCCTCAACAACCTCCAGTCGCCCAAGGCCGCCGCGCATATGGCCACCGTCGCCGCGTTCCTCAGCTAG